In the Patescibacteria group bacterium genome, GTCCTTGGCAAAAACCTCTAGGACCTCCCCTCCAGTTAGCATGATCAAGATAACCGCTGCGGCGGCATACTGACCCAACAATAATGAAGACAGTATAGCCGCTAGGGCAATGATATCTATGCCTACTTGCCCGGAGGCAAGAGTCCGGATCATATCCCTAAAACTTGGTATTATAGCTACTACTGAAATAGCAATCACTATATAGCTCGATACGACAGGTCGACCATAAATAGCTAAGGCCAGGCTAAAAGCTAATATTACTAGTGTGGTAGCGAAGTTGAAGTATGCAAAATTATTGCTGATTTTTTTAAGCATTATAACTATCATACAACTTATTGATGGCATAATAAAATGCCGCCTTAGACGGCATATACACTTGACTGATCTAGAAATAGCTGCTACAATAATGGGCCGCCTAGAGAAAGAAATTAAGTGAAATTTTTTTTAAGTACGGAAGAGATACTAGCAAATTTGCAGGTCGAGTCTTCGAGGACTCGAGCCGAGGAAGACATCGTCATCGCTCTGCTGAGCGTGGAAACACAGGAGAGGAAAGAGCTTCTTAAAAAGCTCAAAGGAGATCTAAAGTACAAAAGGATCTCCCCTATGCTCGTCTCTATGCTGGCAAATCTGATAGCTGAGGGGGCATGCCCACTTAAGCTAGGGGGCACTCTCAAGGGGCTATACAGCTCTGACTCTATCGAAGATTCAATGATATTGATAGAGTCCGCGAAGTAAAATGAAGTGAAATAAGGTCCCGTCTGCAACAGTGGACGGGACCTTAAAAATTATATAATATTGTCTGTATGGATGTGATAAAAAAACGAACCAAAAAAATAGCCATTTCTGTTTCAGGTGTGTTAATACTGATTATTGGCCTGGTAATGCTAATTACTCCTGGGCCGGGCTGGCTTTTTATTATAATGGGGCTAGGCATATTAGCCACAGAATACGCCTGGGCACATAACCTACTCGATAAAGCCAAAAAATATTATGAGTCTATCAAAAAAAAGGCGCTATCCTCCACAAAAGCCAAAAAATAATTCTTCAACTACAAGCTAATAGTATGTGGTGTTGTAGCTTTTTAGCTCAAGATGATGCTGTTTTTTATCATATTCATATACAGTTACGCCGCAATTAAGTGGGTTTTGTTCGACGGAAAATCTCGTAGCTTGGTCATAAGTCCAGTTCTCAATGATAAATCTAAAAGCTCTAATAGCCCCTGCGTGGGTAACAACGAGCACATTCTGGCCCGCTCTATCCCTAAATATTGTATCTATAAACAGGTATATTCGCTGGGTTATTTGCGCTAAACTCTCACCGCCTGGCGGGACTGCAAAAAAGCCTCCAAAGGTCTTCCAGTACTCTTCCATCCAGGGGAAGCTCTTTTTTGCCTCTTCTTCAGTCATGTCATAAGCGTACCCCGCATCACGCTCTCTTATAAAAGAACTCATGCGTAACTTCATTCTCTCGATTTCATATTCCGAATAATTACTCATGATTTCTTCAGCAGTCTGGACGGTTCTTTTATAACCAGAATGATAAACATAATCAAATACCCCAAAGCTCTGCTTTAATATATGGCCTGTAAGCCTAGCCTGGGACTTACCAGCTTCCGTCAAAGGTACTTCTTCGTCGGCTAAACCACTAACTTTATCGCGAGCAAAATCATCGGCAAAAAAGCTTGCGTCCTTTTTAACTTCATTTCGTACTGATTCTGCATGCCTTACTAGTACTAATTTTAGTGGCCTGTCTATTTGTTGATTCATTATAGATAATATTATACCATAAAATGCTGTAGCCCGACAGATCTGTCGGGCTACTTTTAGTTATCTCGCGGGTCAGACTGCTGATGCTGACTACTCTGCTCGAGGCCTCTCATGATTTCAACGATTATACCTTCTGCCTCCTCCGGAGTTAGCCTCAATGACTCTATGGCAATAAACCTTATAGAATCTATCGCCTTACCCTTTCCGATAACTATTACTTTATTCAGGCCATTAGGCTGGCTGTAAGCCTCGCCTAATTTAACTTCTACTGAAGTTCTGGCCTTAAAATT is a window encoding:
- a CDS encoding PGPGW domain-containing protein gives rise to the protein MDVIKKRTKKIAISVSGVLILIIGLVMLITPGPGWLFIIMGLGILATEYAWAHNLLDKAKKYYESIKKKALSSTKAKK
- a CDS encoding histidine phosphatase family protein is translated as MNQQIDRPLKLVLVRHAESVRNEVKKDASFFADDFARDKVSGLADEEVPLTEAGKSQARLTGHILKQSFGVFDYVYHSGYKRTVQTAEEIMSNYSEYEIERMKLRMSSFIRERDAGYAYDMTEEEAKKSFPWMEEYWKTFGGFFAVPPGGESLAQITQRIYLFIDTIFRDRAGQNVLVVTHAGAIRAFRFIIENWTYDQATRFSVEQNPLNCGVTVYEYDKKQHHLELKSYNTTYY